AACAAAAGATCGACGAAGCCCACCAGAAGGCATCCGAACTTCTGGTATCAGCCGCTGACTGGTTGGACTCTTTCTTCGATGATGACCGCTATATTCTCGAAGAAAACTCCACCCGTGCCCAATTGCGATTTTCGGTTGGCTATTCACACTTCGATGGTTTTGATTTCAGTCCGCGCGTCCGGCTAAGGCTGAAACTGCCCAAGCTGTCGAAAAAGGCATTTCTGATTGTCAGTGCCTCGGATGACGACGATTTTGACGCCAGCGACAACCCGATTTCGGACCACCCGCGCAACGAGGACAATGAAAAGAGCGATTTAAGCGCTGCACTTCGCTATTTCCTCAAAGTGGGCAAAGACTATCATCTGTCCACGACGTTTGGTATTTCCTGGGGCTACATGTATGCGGGATTGCGCTATCGCTATGAGCATGACTTCGGACCCTGGCAGGGACGTCTCGTAGACACCCTGAAATATTACACCGACGATGGGTTTGAGAATATCCTGAGCCTGGACATGGAACGCTATTTTTCCAGGCATTGGTTCTTCCGTACCAACGGCAGCATCAACTGGTATGAAGAGGAAGACGGTCTGCCGCACTCACTGAGTTTCCAATTGTATCAAGTCCTCAACCGACACCAGGCCCTACAGTACGAAGTGGGCAACTATTTCGATACCGAACCGAGTTATAAGATGACCGATCTTCAATTGCGCATTCGCTACCGGCAACGCTTCTACCGGGATTGGCTGGTTTTTGAGGTGGCCCCTCAGATCGGGTTTCCTTACGACCACAACCGCGAGCCGAATCCGGGCATCGTGTTGCGTCTGGAAGCCGATTTCGGCTACATGGCCGAACAGGATGCGTTCAAGGCGGTATTCGGTTTTTAGACCGGTGCTTAAACAATCCATTGCGGTCAATATCGTGAACTTGCAAAGAATTCCCCGAGGACGCGGTGCCTGACCTTCCGGTACGGGTACATGATCATCTTGCGGGGAAACGATCGAAAGGGATTCTATTGAAAGCCGTAACCCTGCCCATGGCCGATGTGTGCCGCACTGCCCGCTTCCGTGTGGCGATATTGCTGGCGGTGATCGTCCTGGTCACCGAACTGACAGGCATGGCTGCCGAACATCCGGAACAGGATGCACACCTGGCGGTCGAGACCGGGGTGGAATTTCAGCCCCGTTTGGGAGAGTATCATTACGAAATCCGATGGGCACGACAGCGTGTTGCAACCGGAATTATTGCCATCCGGAACGACGGAGATCAATATGTGCTCACTGCGGATCAGCGAACCACCGAGTTTGTCGACAGAATATATCGGGTGCGATACCGAGGTGAAACACGAATCGATGCCGCAGACCTGGCGCCTGTGGCGTCCACCATCGAGGAGGAGGTCAAAAAACGCAGGAAAGTTCAACGAGCGAAATACGATAAGGCCTCCGGTACAGTCACGGTAGAGGAAACCCGAACGCGGGGAAGTCAGGCCGAAAAAGAAGCAAAGGCGTATGAAATACAATCCGACACAGGTATTTTGGACGTATTTTCAGCCATCTTCCTGGCACGCAGCTTCGATTGGAGCATTGGCGAGCGGCATGCGTTTATGGTTTTTATCGGTGAGAAACAGTACGATGTGTTCCTGGATTGCATCGGCATGGATGCAATTGAAATCGAAGGAAATCCCCAACCGGTATGGGTGATTCAACCCGGGATTCGAAAAAGCACGGAGACCGAGCTGTCTTCCGTATCCCAAAAGACCCGGATATTCATTGCTGCGGACGAGTCCAGGGATATCGTCAAAATTAAGACGCAACCCGGCATTGGTACCGTGACGCTAAGACTGGTGAAATACCTGGAGTAATGAATTTTCTGATAGGTTCCCGAACAACCGCAGGGAGGAGAGAAATGAATACAATTTTTGTCCGTTTTTCTTATGTGGCTATCGTTTTCTTTTTGCTCATGGTGGCTGTTTCATCCACAGCATCGGCAGCAAAAGATCGGGCATCCAAATCGGAATTTCCAGAAAATTCTCCTCAAATGACGCAGGAAGAACTCCAGGCGGCTGTAGTCAGCTATGCGAACCGGTACATTGCCATCGTCGGGCAGGCCGCGGTGCAGCTGGAAGAGGCGATTCCAACGGACCAGGCCAGATTGAATGCGGCACGGAGAAAAGTGTACTCCATAACCGCTGTTGTGGAAACTGCAGCCGGGCCAAATCCAGGCCCTGCGCTGCTGGATCTTGTCGTGACGGCAACGTTGAACCGGATGGTATGGCAAGAGTATTGGACGCCCCAAGTATTCGGAAAGCCTGGCATGATCATGGTGGAGGCGTTTAAAACAATGGAAGCCGACGCATGGGAACTTGCCGCAAAAGTCATGACACACGAACAGCGCCAGGAGTTTCGGGACCTGATCGAGGATTGGTATGCAAACCATCCGGGGCAGGTATTCGTCGATTACGTTACCTTCAGCGACTTCGGCGATATCGGCACGAAACCCAACTTGAAAAATATTCAAAAACCCGGTGGTTTGCTGGCGCCTATACGCGAGGCCACCGAGGCTGTTGACGATGTGCGCATGACCGTCGAGCGCGCCATGTTCCTGCTGGCCAAAATGCAGCTGATCATGGGTTCCCAGGTGGAACTGGTTTACAGGAATATGGTCGTTCAGCCTGAGATGAAGTCCATGTTGGCAGACATTTCCGGTTTGAAGCAAACCGCGGATCACTATGCGTTGTTGCTCGAAAAATTGCCTCAGCATGTAACCGAAGAACGCAAGGCAATACTCGATGCGATCGATGACAAGGCTGCTGCAATCCATCAAATCAATACGGACGCACAGGCAACACTCAAGCAGGCAGACATTACGCTGAAAAGTCTGCAGCAGACGGCGGTCGCGGCAAACGATTTGGTCGCTTCCACGGATACTTTGCTGGCGCGTTTCGAGACGGATGAAGCGGCCGAGCCAGTGGCCGTGGAGGACTATGTTAAAGCCATCGAAACCCTTCAGGCCGCCCTGGTCGAGTTCAACAAACTGATATTGACGGTTGATCAGACGGGTATGCCATTGATCTCGACGGTGCTTGACCAGTTCAACCGATCGGCAGAAGAACGGGTCGACCATATCTTCTGGCGGCTATTGATTTTGATTCTTGCTGCGGGGGGGATGGGTGTTGTCATCATAGCCGTTTACCGTCTGAAAAGAACGAAAAAATGAACATCTGGATGCTCACTCCCCTTATTTGGTAAATGGCACGTTTCCATCGAACTGAAACGGCAGCTTCTGCATACCCGTTCACAGGGTTGAAACGCTCAATGTGCCGAAACTGCCTGATCAGTAAGCGTTTATTATAGGGTGCCGCAGATGCGGTGCTCTGTTAACGCTTACCGCTATCGTCATAGCGGGAAATGACATGCCGCCTGCCCCCCAACGGCAACGCGTTTCAGCTCGGGTTCAACCTCAATGCAAATATCTTGGGCATTTGGGCAGCGTGTATGGAAACGGCAGCCTGGCGGGGGGTCGGCAGGGGAGGGGATTTCACCATGGGGCGTGCCTTTTTTTTGCTTTTTGGGTGTTGTATCGGGTTCCGGGACGGATGCGAGCAGCAGCGCGGTATAAGGATGCCGTGGAGAGCGATAAAGTTCTTCCGAGCTTGCGACCTCACAAATTTTGCCCAAGTACATCACCGCCACACGATCGCTGATATTCTTTACAACGGAAAGATCGTGGGAGATAAACAGCATGGTCAGCTCAAAGCGCCGTTTCATATTTTCCAGGAGGTTTAGAATCTGGGCCTGGATCGAAACATCCAAAGAGGATACCGGTTCATCGCAGATCAACAGGCGTGGGCGCAGAATCAATGCCCTGGCAAGACTGACGCGCTGGCATTGACCGCCGGAAAACTCATGGGGATAGCGCGAAGCCATCTGTTCGGGATCAAGACCCACGGCCTTCATTATTTCATGTGTTAGATGCCCTCTTTCCTGTCGGTCTGCCCATCCGGTTACGCGCAGCGGTTCTTCAATGGTTTTGCCGATCTTTCTGCCCGGATTCAACGATGCGACCGCATCCTGGAATATCATCTGTACCTGTGGCCTGATTTGTTTCATCCGCTGGTTCGTGCACTGCAAAAGATCCTGCCCTGAATAGATAATCCTGCCTTTCTTCGGTTTTTGAAGACCGACAATCGACCTGGCAATCGTCGATTTACCGCAGCCTGATTCACCGACCAGCCCGAGCGTTTCACCGACGCCGATACCAAGGCTCACACCGGAAACCGCTTCTATCTTCCTGCGTCTGCCGATGCGAAACTCGACGGTGAGATCCTTGACGGTGAGAAGTTTTTCGTTTTTCAAGCGTTTTCCCCACTTTCCAATGGATACCAGCATGCCAGCCTATGGCCGCGACCGTTTATCGGTTTTAATTCCGGTTCTTTTTCCCTGCACAACGGCTGAGCCTTCCAGCAGCGTGATGCAAACCGGCACCCTACCGGCAAATCTACCATATCCGGCGGTTGCCCATCAATGGTCCGAAGCTTTGTATGGGGGCGATTCGCCAGGCGCGGAATCGCGGCCATCAGAGCACGCGTATACGGCATGCGCACTTGCCTGAAGAGGTCGCCGGTGGCCGCATATTCTACGATTTGACCGGCAACCATCACCGCCGTTTCATCCGTACGTCCGGCCACAACACCGAAATCATGGGTGATCAAAATCATCGCCATCCGCTTTTCCTGTTGAAGCGAGGCCAACAGGTCAAGAATGGTCGCCTGGACAGTCACGTCCAACGCCGTTGTCGGTTCGTCGGCAATCAACAGCTTGGGTTCACAGGCCAAGGCGATGGCAATGGCCACCCGCTGCCGCAGGCCGCCGGAAAGCTGGTGGGGATATTGATCGGCACGCTGGGCCGCCATGGGAATGCCCACAAGATCCAAAAGGGCGACGGCACGTTTGCGAGCATTTCGTCTACTCACCTTTAAATGGTAGCTTATGACTTCAGAAATCTGCCGGCCGACTTTCATCACCGGATTCAGCGACGTCATGGGATCCTGAAAGATCATGGCAATTTCCCGTCCGATGATTTGACGGAGCTGCGCTTTTTTCACTCGGATAAGGTTTCGGCCATCGAAGGTTACGATGGATTGCGAAGGAACAATGGAACCGGTGGGCAAAAGCCCCATGATGGCTCTTGCCAGCATACTCTTGCCGCATCCCGATTCGCCGACAATGCCAAGGGTTTTGCCCCGTTGCAGGCGCAAAGAGACCCTGTCCATGGCTTTCACGAGCCCGCGATGCATAGGCAGCAGGGCCTGCAGGTCTTTTACTTCCAGAAGCGGTTGCATTTCATTGCCATTCGTCATATCTGGCGTTTCCCGCGTTCGAAATAGCTTCGCAAGCTGTCCCCAAGCAGGTTGAAAGAAACCACCGTAAGGAACATCATGGCTGCGGGTATCATGCTGACGTGCGGTGATTCGTCAAGCACCTCCTTGCCCTCGGCAATCATGCCCCCCCAACTCGACGTCGGCGCGGGTATCCCCAACCCCAGGAAACTCAACGCACCCTCGGCCATGATCATGAAGGCAACGACCAGCAACCCGTAGATCGCAACCGGAACGATCACGTTGGGAATGATTTCGCGCAGCAGGATGGCCATGTCCCCGGCACCGGTCAGACGGGCTGCCTGAACGAATTCCAGATTGCTCAATGCCAGGGTTTTTGCCCGGGTAACACGGCAGAAGGCCGGAATCGTCAGGAACCCGAGAGAGAAGATCAGGTTTTGGAGGCTGGCTCCCAGGTAAAACGTGACAGCGAGTAAAAGTACAAGCCCCGGAAAAGCCAGAACAATGTCCATGACCGCGACAATGGTCGATTCCAGCGGTCCACGGAAATAGCCGGCCAAACAGCCTAAAAGTCCGCCAATCAGCAGACCGATCATCGGTGCCAGCAAACCGACCGAAAGCGAAATGCGCGCACCGTAAACGATCCGTGAGACCTGATCCCTCCCCATGGTGTCCGTACCCAGCCAATACGTGTATGGCGTTTTTTCCCCATCGCTGTTGTTTTGAAGGATTGTTTCACGGACAGTTGTTCCGGGACGGGCGCTGAGATGGTTCCAATCCATTTTGTCGGGTGCAGGAATGGTCCACCAGCTGACGGTCAATGCAGACAAAACCACCAGAACAATCCAGGCAGTGGATATCCAAAAAGTAAAGCCCAGCCGTTTGTCGGTTGTTTTATCCTGCATGGCCGCCTTCCGTCCGAATCCGTGGATCCAACACCGTGTACAGCAGATCCACGAATGAATTGATGACAACATACCCCACGGTAATTAAAAGGACGCAGCCCTGAACCATCTGGTAGTCGCGTGCATAAATGGAGTCGATCAACAACCGTCCGATCCCTGGCAGGGCGAATATGGTTTCGACGATCACGGCTTCACCCAAATGGCGGCCTATCTGGATGCCCAGGACGGTGATCAGCGTAAATGAAGAGGGCCGCAGCGCATGCTGCAAGAGCACTCGCCAAGGCGGAAGCCCTTTGGCCCTGGCCATGAGGATATAGTTCTGGCCAAGCGTGGTGATCATGTCGCTGCGCAAAACGCGCATCAATACGACCCACTCGATCATGGCAATACTCAACCCGGGCAAAACATAGGATTTGAGGTTTGCGCCAAAGTCGATTGAAAGGG
This window of the uncultured Desulfosarcina sp. genome carries:
- a CDS encoding ABC transporter ATP-binding protein, which produces MKNEKLLTVKDLTVEFRIGRRRKIEAVSGVSLGIGVGETLGLVGESGCGKSTIARSIVGLQKPKKGRIIYSGQDLLQCTNQRMKQIRPQVQMIFQDAVASLNPGRKIGKTIEEPLRVTGWADRQERGHLTHEIMKAVGLDPEQMASRYPHEFSGGQCQRVSLARALILRPRLLICDEPVSSLDVSIQAQILNLLENMKRRFELTMLFISHDLSVVKNISDRVAVMYLGKICEVASSEELYRSPRHPYTALLLASVPEPDTTPKKQKKGTPHGEIPSPADPPPGCRFHTRCPNAQDICIEVEPELKRVAVGGQAACHFPL
- a CDS encoding ABC transporter permease; translation: MQDKTTDKRLGFTFWISTAWIVLVVLSALTVSWWTIPAPDKMDWNHLSARPGTTVRETILQNNSDGEKTPYTYWLGTDTMGRDQVSRIVYGARISLSVGLLAPMIGLLIGGLLGCLAGYFRGPLESTIVAVMDIVLAFPGLVLLLAVTFYLGASLQNLIFSLGFLTIPAFCRVTRAKTLALSNLEFVQAARLTGAGDMAILLREIIPNVIVPVAIYGLLVVAFMIMAEGALSFLGLGIPAPTSSWGGMIAEGKEVLDESPHVSMIPAAMMFLTVVSFNLLGDSLRSYFERGKRQI
- a CDS encoding ABC transporter ATP-binding protein — protein: MTNGNEMQPLLEVKDLQALLPMHRGLVKAMDRVSLRLQRGKTLGIVGESGCGKSMLARAIMGLLPTGSIVPSQSIVTFDGRNLIRVKKAQLRQIIGREIAMIFQDPMTSLNPVMKVGRQISEVISYHLKVSRRNARKRAVALLDLVGIPMAAQRADQYPHQLSGGLRQRVAIAIALACEPKLLIADEPTTALDVTVQATILDLLASLQQEKRMAMILITHDFGVVAGRTDETAVMVAGQIVEYAATGDLFRQVRMPYTRALMAAIPRLANRPHTKLRTIDGQPPDMVDLPVGCRFASRCWKAQPLCREKEPELKPINGRGHRLACWYPLESGENA
- a CDS encoding DUF3108 domain-containing protein — translated: MKAVTLPMADVCRTARFRVAILLAVIVLVTELTGMAAEHPEQDAHLAVETGVEFQPRLGEYHYEIRWARQRVATGIIAIRNDGDQYVLTADQRTTEFVDRIYRVRYRGETRIDAADLAPVASTIEEEVKKRRKVQRAKYDKASGTVTVEETRTRGSQAEKEAKAYEIQSDTGILDVFSAIFLARSFDWSIGERHAFMVFIGEKQYDVFLDCIGMDAIEIEGNPQPVWVIQPGIRKSTETELSSVSQKTRIFIAADESRDIVKIKTQPGIGTVTLRLVKYLE